The following proteins are encoded in a genomic region of Haloarcula salinisoli:
- the ileS gene encoding isoleucine--tRNA ligase: protein MERFAAVDDQYDPERVESGVFDYWDDVDAYEQTVEHRADGEDFFFVDGPPYTSGAAHMGTTWNKTLKDCYIRYLRMQGYDVTDRPGYDMHGLPIETKVEERLDFENKKDIERFGEENFIEECKKFANEQLEGLQSDFQDFGVWMDWDNPYKTLSPEYMEAAWWGFQQAHERGLVEQGKRSINQCPRCETAIANNEVEYHDVGKPSIYVKFSLSDREGSLVIWTTTPWTIVANTFVAADGDLDYVGVDATKSADSSAKRSGEAAERETERLYVAEACVESVLKAGRYDDYEIVEELTGEDLVGWQYDHPLAAEVPDHAQGEGSGQVYTADYVEADRTGLVHSAPGHGEEDFARGQELDLEIFCPVDGDGTYTDAAGKYAGTFVRDANDDVIADLDASGHLLSSEQGHSVREGQCWRCDTDIVRIVTDQWFITVTDIKDELLANIEDSEWHPQWARDNRFRDFVEDAPDWNVSRQRYWGIPIPIWLPENWSGDMADAIVVGDREELADRVDQDIDSSTVDLHKGTVDELTITEDGTTYSRVGDVFDVWLDSSVATWGTVDYPAETEAFDELWPADLIMEAHDQTRGWFWSQLGMSTAATGDIPYKEVLMHGYANMPDGRGMSKSKGILVDPHEVIEEYGRDPMRLFLLSQTAQGVDMNFSWDETAEMQRRLNILWNVARFPLPYMRADEFDPEATTVEAMREDLELADEWVLSRLQTVKTAMTEHMDAYENDKAAGELLDFVVEDVSRFYIQVVRERMWEEEDSDSKQAAYATLYRVLEEVAALFAPFTPFVAEEVYSSLTGDTGHPTVHMCDWPEPDADFHDPELEDEIEVVREVEEAGSNARQQAERKLRWPVTRVVVDTDSDAVADAVRSQSAIVADRLNSRAVEVVDADEQWGELHYSAEADMSELGPAFGDDAGRVMNAMNEASITEPSLEVLQASVADALGEDVELTDEMVVFRRETPDGVSGTEFEALDGGGTVYVDTALTEDIESEGYAREVIRRIQEMRKDLELDIEARIVVDLAIDDERVDSLVREHEALIKEEVRADELDGVEDGHRKTWDVEGVEMEIAIAPVAAAEASD, encoded by the coding sequence ATGGAACGGTTCGCCGCGGTCGACGACCAGTACGACCCCGAGCGCGTGGAGTCGGGGGTCTTCGACTACTGGGACGACGTCGACGCCTACGAACAGACGGTCGAGCACCGGGCCGACGGGGAGGACTTCTTCTTCGTCGACGGGCCGCCCTACACCTCCGGGGCCGCCCACATGGGGACGACGTGGAACAAGACGCTCAAAGATTGCTACATCCGCTACCTTCGGATGCAGGGGTACGACGTCACCGACCGGCCGGGCTACGACATGCACGGCCTGCCCATCGAGACCAAGGTCGAGGAGCGCCTGGACTTCGAGAACAAGAAGGACATCGAGCGTTTCGGCGAGGAGAACTTCATCGAGGAGTGCAAGAAATTCGCCAACGAGCAACTCGAAGGGTTACAGAGTGACTTCCAGGACTTCGGCGTCTGGATGGACTGGGACAACCCCTACAAGACGCTCTCGCCCGAATACATGGAGGCCGCCTGGTGGGGGTTCCAGCAGGCCCACGAGCGCGGGCTGGTCGAGCAGGGCAAACGCTCCATCAACCAGTGTCCCCGCTGTGAGACCGCCATCGCCAACAACGAGGTCGAGTACCACGACGTCGGCAAGCCATCTATCTACGTCAAGTTCTCTTTGAGCGACCGCGAGGGGTCGCTGGTCATCTGGACCACGACGCCCTGGACCATCGTCGCCAACACGTTCGTCGCGGCCGACGGCGACCTCGACTACGTCGGCGTCGACGCGACGAAGAGCGCGGACTCGTCCGCGAAGCGGAGCGGCGAAGCCGCGGAGCGCGAGACCGAGCGCCTCTACGTCGCCGAGGCCTGCGTCGAGAGCGTCCTGAAGGCCGGTCGCTACGACGACTACGAGATCGTCGAGGAGCTGACCGGCGAGGACCTCGTCGGCTGGCAGTACGACCACCCACTGGCCGCGGAAGTCCCCGACCACGCGCAGGGCGAGGGGTCGGGGCAGGTCTACACCGCCGACTACGTCGAGGCCGACCGCACGGGTCTCGTCCACTCCGCGCCGGGCCACGGTGAGGAGGACTTCGCCCGCGGGCAGGAACTGGACCTCGAAATCTTCTGTCCGGTCGACGGCGACGGCACCTACACCGACGCCGCCGGGAAATACGCCGGCACCTTCGTCCGCGACGCTAACGACGACGTAATCGCGGACCTCGACGCGAGCGGTCACCTGCTGTCGAGCGAACAGGGCCACTCCGTTCGTGAGGGACAGTGCTGGCGCTGTGACACGGACATCGTCCGTATCGTCACCGACCAGTGGTTCATCACGGTCACCGACATCAAAGACGAGCTGCTTGCGAATATCGAGGACTCGGAGTGGCACCCCCAGTGGGCCCGGGACAATCGCTTCCGGGACTTCGTCGAGGACGCCCCGGACTGGAACGTCTCCCGACAGCGTTACTGGGGGATTCCGATTCCCATCTGGCTTCCTGAGAACTGGTCCGGCGACATGGCCGACGCTATCGTCGTCGGCGACCGCGAGGAACTGGCCGACCGCGTCGACCAGGATATCGACTCTAGTACTGTGGACCTCCACAAGGGCACCGTCGACGAGTTGACGATTACCGAGGACGGCACCACCTACAGCCGCGTCGGCGACGTCTTCGACGTCTGGCTCGACTCCTCCGTGGCGACGTGGGGAACCGTCGACTACCCCGCCGAGACCGAGGCGTTCGACGAACTGTGGCCCGCCGACCTCATCATGGAGGCCCACGACCAGACCCGAGGCTGGTTCTGGTCCCAGCTGGGAATGTCCACCGCGGCGACCGGCGATATTCCGTACAAGGAGGTGCTGATGCATGGCTACGCGAACATGCCCGACGGCCGCGGGATGTCCAAGTCCAAGGGCATCCTCGTCGACCCCCACGAGGTCATCGAGGAGTACGGCCGGGACCCGATGCGGCTGTTCTTGCTCTCCCAGACCGCCCAGGGCGTCGACATGAACTTCTCCTGGGACGAGACCGCCGAGATGCAACGGCGGCTCAACATCCTCTGGAACGTCGCCCGGTTCCCGCTTCCGTACATGCGCGCCGACGAGTTCGACCCGGAGGCGACGACCGTTGAAGCCATGCGCGAGGACCTGGAACTCGCCGACGAGTGGGTCCTCTCCCGGCTCCAGACGGTCAAGACGGCGATGACCGAGCACATGGACGCCTACGAGAACGACAAGGCCGCCGGCGAGTTGCTCGATTTCGTCGTCGAGGACGTCTCCCGGTTCTACATCCAGGTCGTCCGTGAACGGATGTGGGAGGAGGAAGATTCCGACTCCAAGCAGGCCGCCTACGCGACCCTCTACCGCGTCCTGGAGGAGGTGGCCGCGCTCTTTGCGCCCTTCACGCCGTTCGTCGCCGAGGAAGTGTACAGTTCGCTGACCGGCGACACGGGCCATCCGACGGTCCACATGTGTGACTGGCCCGAACCCGACGCCGACTTCCACGACCCCGAACTGGAAGACGAAATCGAGGTCGTCCGCGAGGTCGAGGAGGCCGGCTCGAACGCCCGCCAGCAGGCCGAGCGCAAGCTGCGCTGGCCCGTCACCCGCGTCGTGGTCGACACTGACAGCGATGCGGTGGCCGATGCGGTGCGTTCGCAGTCGGCCATCGTCGCCGACCGGCTGAACTCGCGTGCAGTCGAAGTGGTGGATGCCGACGAGCAGTGGGGCGAACTCCACTACTCCGCCGAAGCGGACATGAGCGAACTGGGCCCCGCCTTCGGCGACGACGCCGGCCGCGTGATGAACGCCATGAACGAGGCCAGCATCACGGAGCCGTCGCTCGAAGTGCTCCAGGCGTCGGTCGCCGACGCACTGGGCGAGGACGTCGAACTGACCGACGAGATGGTCGTCTTCCGCCGCGAGACGCCCGACGGCGTCAGCGGCACGGAGTTCGAGGCCCTCGACGGCGGCGGCACCGTCTACGTCGACACCGCGCTCACCGAGGACATCGAGAGCGAAGGGTACGCCCGCGAGGTCATCCGCCGCATCCAGGAGATGCGCAAAGACCTCGAACTGGACATCGAGGCCCGTATCGTCGTCGACCTGGCTATCGACGACGAGCGCGTGGACTCGCTGGTTCGGGAACACGAGGCCCTCATCAAAGAGGAGGTCCGGGCCGACGAACTCGACGGCGTCGAGGACGGCCACCGCAAGACCTGGGACGTCGAAGGTGTCGAGATGGAAATCGCCATAGCGCCAGTTGCCGCGGCCGAAGCGTCGGATTGA
- the proB gene encoding glutamate 5-kinase encodes MSEAVDTETLSTTRQLAAEADRVIVKAGTNSLTDEDSNLDDDKLDKLVDDIEDLLSRGKEVLLVSSGAVGAGIGRVGNGSDRETVEESQALSTVGQSHLMRRYTESFERYDRKVAQILITEHDLDNPERFTNFRNTVETLLSWGIVPIINENDAIATEELRIGDNDMISASIAIGVEVDLLVTLTDVDGVYTGNPKEDPDAERLEAVGRNYADVEEMVTASSTGGFGGIQTKVRGARDAAEHGIPAIIAGSAEPDVLRKVADAESVGTIFVPINGGLDD; translated from the coding sequence ATGAGTGAGGCCGTCGATACGGAGACGCTGTCGACCACCCGACAGCTCGCGGCCGAGGCCGACCGCGTCATCGTCAAGGCCGGGACGAACTCCCTGACGGACGAGGACTCGAATCTGGACGACGACAAGCTGGACAAGCTGGTCGACGACATCGAGGACCTCCTCTCGCGGGGCAAGGAGGTCCTGCTGGTCTCTTCGGGCGCCGTGGGGGCCGGAATCGGCCGGGTCGGCAACGGCAGCGACCGCGAGACTGTCGAGGAGTCCCAGGCCCTCTCGACGGTCGGCCAGAGCCACCTGATGCGTCGCTACACCGAGAGCTTCGAGCGCTACGACCGGAAAGTCGCCCAGATACTCATCACCGAACACGACCTGGACAACCCCGAGCGGTTCACCAACTTCCGCAACACCGTCGAGACGCTGCTTTCCTGGGGTATCGTCCCCATCATCAACGAGAACGACGCTATCGCTACGGAAGAGCTCCGTATCGGCGACAACGACATGATATCGGCCTCTATCGCCATCGGCGTCGAAGTCGACCTGCTGGTGACACTCACCGACGTCGACGGCGTCTACACCGGCAACCCCAAGGAGGACCCCGACGCCGAGCGCCTCGAGGCCGTCGGCCGCAACTACGCCGACGTCGAGGAGATGGTCACCGCCAGCTCGACTGGCGGCTTCGGCGGCATCCAGACCAAGGTCCGGGGCGCCCGCGACGCGGCCGAACACGGCATCCCTGCGATAATCGCGGGGTCGGCCGAACCGGACGTGCTCCGGAAGGTTGCCGACGCGGAATCGGTGGGCACAATATTCGTCCCTATCAACGGTGGACTAGATGACTGA
- a CDS encoding PAS domain-containing protein — protein sequence MHSDTDTPAADHTVPECVLLADGAGNIVWTSAASDVLGRQPADHTTVQSLLGPTVPDPPPAGTHPVSSRLTLPDAGDPRQVDVTVETVPGAEVTTYRCQRVDDEQFGLWTVLSRVTDAVVAFDTEWRYTFANDAAVALLDTPRAELLGEVIWNRFPATRNSEIQRVFERTMATQEPATLEQHSETVGRWLEIRCFPSPTGLSVYFRDVTERRERAAALRRERDLTKQLLRVSPMGIAVHAPDGRFTRLNERAEGILGVDRGELVGEILDEPMWEAWGPEGEPFPDESFPLNVVLRTGEPTFGTEMAVRRRDGARLWLSVSAAPLFDTTGDIERVIVTFEEITERKQYEQELRESEQQFRAVFEGTLDALLLADDDGDYLDANQAACDLYGLEEAELVGQNVADFAPPGYDVAAAWDAFLETGTLQGEFPLVRPDGETRVTDFVATANIAPGLHLSALRDITERKADEEQLAAQRDELARLNDINALIRGVHRTVVGATDREAVERAVCEGLVASDSYPVAMTTRRTATEEMQVEHAAGLPAKWLGRLRRHGATCIESALCRTATDTTPTVLDGLQRDETYPAPLRALADDCDLRTIVNIPIESDGVVYGVLTVGSVHPDAFTGRERTVFAELGQLLGTAIEAIQTKRLLYATGFLELDLSVAADVDPLAALNEHVGGHWRLDGVVPVESGRHLLYVDVGATPLDEIERAADGVYGLAGLRRVDTENAPLFELRVDDETPVSGLLDAGGRIRDGTIEHGASRFVVDVTLDTDVRAYLDRVEQRGIEVDLLAKREVERTAPAVSVRAATDTELTDRQRTVLEAAYLSGYFDWPRRRTTGEDLADALDIATSTLHQHLRVASGKVFEQYFGEGATGSA from the coding sequence ATGCACTCAGACACCGATACGCCAGCCGCCGACCACACCGTCCCCGAGTGTGTCCTGCTCGCGGACGGCGCGGGCAACATCGTCTGGACGTCCGCTGCCAGTGACGTTCTGGGCCGGCAACCGGCAGACCACACCACCGTCCAGTCGCTGCTCGGCCCGACCGTCCCCGACCCGCCGCCGGCCGGGACCCACCCCGTCAGTTCGCGCCTGACGCTGCCCGACGCGGGCGACCCGCGCCAGGTCGACGTCACCGTCGAGACGGTCCCCGGGGCGGAGGTGACGACGTACCGCTGTCAGCGTGTCGACGACGAACAGTTCGGGCTGTGGACGGTCCTCTCGCGGGTGACCGACGCCGTCGTCGCCTTCGACACCGAGTGGCGGTATACGTTCGCCAACGACGCCGCCGTGGCCCTGCTCGATACGCCCCGGGCGGAACTGCTCGGCGAGGTTATCTGGAACCGGTTTCCGGCGACGCGGAACTCGGAAATACAGCGGGTGTTCGAGCGCACGATGGCCACCCAGGAACCGGCGACGCTGGAGCAACACTCCGAGACCGTCGGCCGCTGGCTGGAGATTCGGTGTTTCCCGTCCCCCACGGGCCTGTCGGTGTACTTCCGTGACGTGACCGAACGCCGGGAGCGCGCCGCCGCCCTCCGGCGCGAGCGGGACCTGACCAAACAGCTCCTCCGTGTGAGCCCGATGGGCATCGCCGTCCACGCGCCCGACGGTCGGTTCACGCGTCTCAACGAACGCGCCGAGGGGATTCTCGGTGTCGACCGCGGGGAACTGGTCGGCGAGATACTCGACGAACCGATGTGGGAAGCCTGGGGTCCCGAGGGGGAGCCGTTCCCCGACGAGTCGTTCCCGCTCAACGTCGTCCTGCGGACCGGCGAGCCGACCTTCGGCACCGAGATGGCCGTCCGCCGCCGTGACGGCGCCCGGCTGTGGCTCTCGGTCAGTGCCGCGCCGCTGTTCGACACGACCGGCGACATCGAGCGGGTCATCGTCACCTTCGAGGAGATAACCGAGCGCAAACAGTACGAACAGGAGCTCCGCGAGAGCGAACAGCAGTTCCGCGCCGTCTTCGAGGGGACCCTGGACGCCCTGCTACTGGCCGACGACGACGGCGACTACCTCGACGCCAACCAGGCCGCCTGTGACCTCTACGGGCTGGAGGAGGCCGAACTGGTCGGCCAGAACGTCGCCGACTTCGCCCCACCGGGCTACGACGTGGCGGCCGCCTGGGACGCCTTCCTGGAGACGGGGACACTCCAGGGGGAGTTCCCGCTCGTCCGGCCGGACGGCGAGACCCGCGTGACGGATTTCGTGGCCACGGCGAACATCGCCCCCGGGCTGCATCTCTCCGCGCTCCGGGACATCACCGAACGCAAGGCCGACGAGGAACAGCTGGCGGCCCAGCGTGACGAGCTCGCCCGGCTCAACGACATCAACGCGCTCATCCGCGGGGTCCACCGGACCGTCGTCGGCGCGACCGACCGCGAGGCCGTCGAGCGGGCCGTCTGTGAGGGGCTCGTGGCCTCGGACAGCTACCCCGTCGCGATGACGACCCGCCGCACTGCCACCGAGGAGATGCAGGTCGAACACGCCGCCGGACTCCCGGCGAAGTGGCTCGGGCGACTCCGCCGGCACGGAGCGACCTGCATCGAGTCGGCGCTGTGTCGCACCGCTACCGACACCACCCCGACGGTGCTCGATGGCCTCCAGCGCGACGAGACGTATCCGGCCCCGCTTCGAGCCCTGGCGGACGACTGCGACCTCCGCACTATCGTCAACATCCCCATCGAGTCCGACGGCGTCGTCTACGGCGTCCTGACGGTCGGTTCGGTCCACCCGGACGCCTTTACCGGCAGGGAGCGCACCGTCTTCGCCGAACTCGGCCAGCTGCTCGGGACGGCCATCGAGGCCATCCAGACCAAGCGGCTGCTGTACGCGACCGGCTTCCTCGAACTCGACCTCTCGGTGGCGGCCGACGTCGACCCGCTCGCGGCACTGAACGAGCACGTCGGGGGGCACTGGCGCCTCGACGGCGTCGTTCCCGTCGAATCCGGCCGGCACCTGCTGTACGTCGACGTGGGTGCGACGCCGCTCGACGAAATCGAGCGGGCCGCCGACGGCGTGTACGGTCTGGCCGGGCTCCGACGCGTCGACACCGAGAACGCCCCACTGTTCGAACTGCGCGTCGACGACGAGACGCCCGTCAGCGGGCTGCTCGACGCCGGTGGCCGGATACGCGACGGCACTATCGAACACGGGGCCAGCCGGTTCGTCGTCGACGTTACGCTCGATACCGACGTGCGGGCCTACCTCGACCGGGTCGAACAGCGCGGTATCGAGGTGGACCTGCTCGCAAAGCGCGAGGTCGAGCGCACCGCCCCGGCGGTCAGCGTCCGCGCCGCGACCGATACCGAACTGACCGACCGGCAACGGACCGTCCTCGAAGCCGCCTACCTGTCGGGCTACTTCGACTGGCCCCGGCGACGGACGACCGGCGAGGACCTGGCCGACGCGCTGGATATCGCCACGTCGACGCTCCACCAGCACCTCCGGGTCGCCTCGGGGAAGGTGTTCGAGCAGTACTTCGGCGAGGGTGCGACCGGGTCGGCATGA
- the nasA gene encoding assimilatory nitrate reductase NasA yields MSDWVPTTCMRCAVGCGHMQRGADIGYGVDMVRGDAAHPVNQGLACARGIQESRDPDGKWLSRPLVRDDGELRTTTWDVALARATQGLREAHERDPDSVAVLGSGQQTNEAAYALGKVARGGFGTRNYDANTTLCMASAVTAYYQAFGSDAPPCTYDDIEDAERHVVWGANPAVAHPVMFRWISEAAEQTELITVDPIRSETAENSDHHVAPDPGKDLALARSVLALLVETDRVDEAFVEAATDGFEELLATLPTAAEAAEDAGVAMDDVELLADAMDHRALLYWGMGINQHVQGTETARALVDLTLATGNLRPGGGPFSLTGQANSMGTRICSSKGSWPGQRAFGDPDHRRLVAEEWGVPVDRLPDDTGPGPVGMLEDGPDAVWAVATNPVAGMPEADSARTQLEDAFLVAQDAFHTETTDLADVVLPAATWGESEGTTTNMERTISRVQAATDVPSGVRTDLDIIATVGSRLFPGLFESTSPEPSDVFAEFAGLTEGTVADCSGITYERLDGSHAVRWPAADEESSGGYRYYENDGEMDAAESWSFPTATGNAQFSTGRQHELPEPTDESYPLTLTTAREADGYNTGVRSRGGATGPLVARIHPDTAGLHADRAVRNRLTVVSRRGSATVHIDRDEGVPRGMVWLPIHHPATNRLTLSECDPESDEPHFKQCAVKLVAPETELSTARSD; encoded by the coding sequence GTGAGCGACTGGGTCCCGACGACGTGTATGCGGTGTGCCGTCGGCTGTGGGCACATGCAGCGGGGTGCCGACATCGGCTACGGGGTCGACATGGTTCGGGGGGATGCCGCCCACCCGGTGAATCAGGGGCTGGCCTGTGCCCGGGGCATCCAGGAGAGCCGTGACCCGGACGGGAAGTGGCTCTCGCGGCCGCTCGTCCGGGACGACGGGGAGTTACGGACGACGACGTGGGACGTGGCGCTGGCCCGAGCGACCCAGGGGTTACGCGAGGCCCACGAGCGCGACCCCGACAGCGTCGCTGTGCTGGGCAGCGGGCAACAGACCAACGAGGCCGCCTACGCGCTGGGGAAGGTCGCACGCGGGGGCTTTGGCACCCGCAACTACGACGCGAACACCACGCTGTGTATGGCCTCGGCAGTGACGGCGTACTACCAGGCCTTCGGCTCCGATGCGCCGCCGTGTACCTACGACGACATCGAGGACGCCGAGCGACACGTCGTCTGGGGGGCAAACCCCGCCGTCGCCCACCCGGTGATGTTCCGCTGGATAAGCGAGGCCGCCGAGCAGACCGAGCTGATTACCGTCGACCCCATCCGGTCGGAGACGGCCGAGAACAGCGACCACCACGTCGCGCCCGACCCGGGCAAGGACCTCGCACTGGCCCGGTCGGTCCTCGCGCTGCTGGTCGAGACCGACCGCGTGGACGAGGCGTTCGTCGAGGCGGCCACCGACGGCTTCGAGGAGCTGCTGGCGACGCTGCCGACTGCCGCCGAGGCGGCCGAGGACGCCGGCGTCGCGATGGACGACGTGGAACTCCTGGCCGACGCCATGGACCACCGGGCGCTGCTGTACTGGGGGATGGGTATCAACCAGCACGTCCAGGGGACCGAGACGGCCCGCGCACTCGTGGACCTCACGCTCGCGACCGGGAACCTCCGTCCAGGCGGCGGGCCGTTCTCGCTGACGGGCCAGGCCAACTCGATGGGGACCCGAATCTGCTCCTCGAAGGGGTCCTGGCCCGGCCAGCGGGCCTTCGGCGACCCGGACCACCGCCGGCTCGTCGCCGAGGAGTGGGGCGTCCCCGTCGACCGGCTCCCCGACGACACCGGCCCCGGCCCGGTCGGGATGCTCGAAGACGGCCCCGACGCGGTGTGGGCCGTCGCGACGAACCCCGTCGCCGGGATGCCCGAGGCCGACAGCGCCCGCACACAGCTGGAAGACGCCTTCCTCGTCGCCCAGGACGCCTTCCACACCGAAACCACGGACCTGGCCGACGTGGTGCTCCCGGCGGCGACGTGGGGCGAGTCCGAGGGGACCACGACGAACATGGAGCGGACCATCTCACGTGTCCAGGCGGCGACCGACGTACCGAGCGGCGTCCGGACGGACCTCGATATCATCGCGACCGTCGGCTCGCGGCTGTTCCCCGGGCTGTTCGAGAGTACGTCGCCCGAGCCGAGCGACGTCTTCGCGGAGTTCGCCGGGCTGACCGAGGGCACCGTCGCGGACTGTTCGGGAATCACCTACGAGCGGCTGGACGGGAGCCACGCGGTCCGCTGGCCGGCGGCCGACGAGGAGAGTTCGGGCGGCTACCGCTACTACGAGAACGACGGAGAGATGGACGCGGCCGAGTCCTGGTCGTTCCCGACCGCGACCGGCAACGCGCAGTTCTCGACGGGACGCCAGCACGAGCTCCCCGAACCCACCGACGAGTCGTATCCGCTGACGCTGACCACGGCCCGCGAGGCAGACGGCTACAACACGGGCGTTCGGTCACGCGGCGGCGCGACGGGGCCGCTCGTGGCCCGCATCCACCCGGATACCGCCGGACTGCACGCCGACCGGGCCGTCCGGAACCGGCTCACGGTGGTCTCCCGCCGGGGCTCGGCGACCGTCCACATCGACCGGGACGAGGGCGTCCCGCGTGGGATGGTCTGGCTCCCCATCCACCATCCGGCGACGAACCGGCTGACCCTCTCGGAGTGTGACCCAGAGTCGGACGAACCCCACTTCAAGCAGTGTGCGGTCAAGCTGGTCGCTCCCGAGACGGAGCTGTCGACGGCCCGAAGCGACTGA
- the proC gene encoding pyrroline-5-carboxylate reductase, whose amino-acid sequence MVHTSVIGCGNMGSALVTGLSKAGGHTIVACDLDPDALAAVADYADETTDDISRAGEADVVFVAVKPDIVEAVLGELDLSADQTLVTIAAGVPTAFVEARTDARVVRIMPNLAAETRDMAAAATGDLTDEVRVLLDDVGEFAEIEESQMDIATAVNGSGPAFVFYFIKAMTEAGVAGGLDHEEAQTLAAQTFKGAAETVLQDDRSADELIDAVCSPNGTTIEGMEVLWDSGADQAMTDAVAAAERRSKELSADFDDE is encoded by the coding sequence ATGGTACACACGAGCGTCATCGGTTGTGGAAACATGGGCAGTGCGCTGGTCACCGGGCTCTCGAAAGCCGGGGGGCACACTATCGTCGCGTGTGACCTGGACCCGGACGCACTCGCCGCGGTCGCCGACTACGCCGACGAGACGACCGACGACATCTCGCGGGCGGGCGAGGCCGACGTGGTCTTCGTCGCGGTCAAACCGGACATCGTCGAGGCCGTCCTCGGTGAACTCGACCTCTCGGCCGACCAGACGCTCGTCACGATTGCCGCCGGCGTCCCCACGGCGTTCGTCGAGGCCCGCACCGACGCCCGCGTCGTCCGCATCATGCCGAACCTCGCCGCCGAGACGCGGGACATGGCCGCCGCCGCGACTGGCGACCTCACCGACGAGGTCCGCGTTTTGCTCGACGACGTCGGCGAGTTCGCCGAAATCGAGGAGTCCCAGATGGATATCGCCACCGCGGTCAACGGTAGCGGTCCGGCCTTCGTCTTCTATTTCATCAAGGCCATGACCGAGGCCGGCGTCGCGGGCGGGCTCGACCACGAGGAAGCCCAGACCCTGGCCGCCCAGACGTTCAAGGGCGCCGCCGAGACCGTGCTACAGGACGACCGCTCGGCCGACGAGCTCATCGACGCCGTCTGCTCGCCCAACGGGACCACCATCGAAGGGATGGAGGTACTGTGGGACAGCGGCGCCGACCAGGCCATGACGGACGCCGTCGCCGCCGCCGAACGCCGGTCGAAGGAGCTGTCGGCCGACTTCGACGATGAGTGA
- a CDS encoding DUF7344 domain-containing protein, producing MTISQTTTTNRDLGDAFDILGSYRRRLVLARASGADEAVPIGRLATELAAAEAEKPETAVTTSERDRNKIRLHHADIPALAAAGLVRYDPQRRLVSAGELPLEGEEWLEMPVVEALEAWNGR from the coding sequence ATGACGATATCACAGACTACGACGACCAACCGCGACCTCGGCGACGCGTTCGACATTCTCGGCAGCTACCGCCGTCGCCTCGTGCTCGCACGCGCCAGCGGCGCCGACGAGGCCGTCCCCATCGGCCGGCTCGCGACGGAACTGGCCGCGGCCGAAGCGGAGAAACCGGAGACGGCCGTGACTACGAGCGAACGCGACCGCAACAAGATCCGGCTCCACCACGCGGACATCCCGGCGCTTGCGGCCGCCGGACTCGTCCGCTACGACCCACAGCGCCGGCTGGTCTCGGCGGGTGAGCTGCCACTGGAGGGCGAGGAGTGGCTCGAGATGCCGGTCGTCGAGGCACTGGAAGCCTGGAACGGGCGATAA